The following are encoded together in the Daucus carota subsp. sativus chromosome 5, DH1 v3.0, whole genome shotgun sequence genome:
- the LOC108223033 gene encoding kinesin-like protein KIN-4A: MEAAEDCCVKVAVHIRPLIGDERLQGCKDCVSVVPGKPQVQLGPHSFTFDHVYGSTGSPSSGMFEECVAPLVDGLFQGYNATVLAYGQTGSGKTYTMGTGSKDGNQIGLVPQVMSTLFSKIETLKHQIEFQLQVSFIEILKEEVQDLLDPDCSNKSEMTNGHSGKVTSPGKPPIQIRETSNGVITLAGSTERSVKTLKEMSDCLEQGSLSRATGSTNMNNQSSRSHAIFTITLEQMHKINSSSPGDTSPNGCIGEEYLCAKLHLVDLAGSERAKRTGSDGMRFKEGVHINKGLLALGNVISALGDEKKRKEGLHVPYRDSKLTRLLQDSLGGNSRTVMIACVSPADINAEETLNTLKYANRARNIQNKPVVNRDPISNEMLKMRQQLECLQAELCARGGGASSNELQVLKDRIAWLEATNENLCRELHGYRSRSSDMEPCRTSAKVGEIVSTKTDGLKRGLQSVDSPDCQMSESGDSSDIDEEAAKEWEHTLLQDSMDKELHELNKRLEQKESEMKLFGGFDTMTLKQHFGKKIVELEDEKRTVQHERDRLLAEVENLSYNSDGQKLQDVHSQKLKALEAQIQDLKKKQESQVQLLKQKQKSDEAAKRLQDEIHFIKAQKVQLQHKIKQEAEQFRQWKACREKELLQLKKEGRRNEYERHKLQALNQRQKMVLQRKTEEAAMATKRLKELLEARKSSTRDTSAISHANGTNGQTNEKSLQRWLDHELEVMVKVHEVRYEYEKQSQVRAALAEELAVLRQVEEFALKGLSLPRGKNGLSRVSSMSPNARMSRISSLENMLSISSNSLVAMASQLSEAEERERAFASRGHWNQLRSMGDAKNMLQYMFNSLGDARCQLWEREIDNKEMEDQLKELVGLLRQSETRRKEVERDLKIREQDLAIALASSASRSDDHGNSHNSLKHVADDMSGQLSPISTPAQKQLKYSAGIANASVRESAAFIDQARKMVPVGHLTMKKLSAAGHAGKLWRWKRSHHQWLLQFKWKWQKPWRLSELIRHSDETIMRSRPRPQALPDVIRRR; the protein is encoded by the exons ATGGAAGCAGCCGAGGATTGTTGTGTCAAAGTTGCTGTTCACATTAGACCACTCATTGGAGATGAACGACTTCAGGGTTGTAAAGATTGTGTCTCTGTGGTCCCTGGTAAACCCCAG GTTCAACTTGGACCACATTCCTTTACTTTCGACCATGTATATGGAAGCACTGGTTCTCCTTCGTCTGGTATGTTTGAAGAGTGTGTAGCTCCTCTTGTCGATGGGCTGTTTCAAGGATATAATGCTACCGTTCTTGCCTATGGCCAA ACTGGCTCTGGCAAAACATACACCATGGGTACTGGCTCTAAAGATGGTAATCAGATAGGATTGGTTCCCCAAGTTATGAGCACTTTATTTAGCAAGATTGAAACACTAAAACATCAGATTGAGTTCCAGCTGCAAGTTTCCTTTATTGAG atTCTTAAAGAAGAAGTACAAGACTTGCTGGATCCTGACTGTTCCAACAAATCAGAGATGACAAATGGCCACTCGGGGAAGGTTACATCTCCGGGAAAACCACCAATACAGATACGCGAAACATCAAATGGTGTTATTACATTAGCAGGGTCTACTGAGCGTAGTGTTAAGACATTAAAAGAAATGTCTGATTGCCTTGAGCAAGGATCATTGAGCAGGGCAACGGGAAGTACAAACATGAATAATCAGTCCAG TCGATCCCATGCTATTTTCACCATCACACTGGAACAAATGCATAAGATCAACTCTAGTTCTCCTGGTGATACCAGCCCAAATGGATGCATAGGTGAAGAATATTTATGTGCGAAGTTGCATCTAGTGGATCTTGCTGGATCAGAGCGAGCTAAACGGACAGGCTCTGATGGCATGCGTTTTAAGGAAG GAGTTCACATTAACAAGGGTCTTCTTGCACTTGGCAATGTAATCAGCGCACTTGGTGATGAAAAAAAACGAAAAGAAGGTCTTCATGTTCCATACCGTGACAGTAAACTTACTCGGCTTTTGCAG GACTCGCTTGGCGGTAATAGCAGAACTGTTATGATAG CCTGTGTTAGCCCGGCTGATATTAATGCTGAAGAAACTCTAAACACTCTCAAGTATGCAAATCGTGCTCGGAATATCCAAAACAAGCCTGTT GTTAACAGAGATCCAATCTCTAATGAGATGTTGAAGATGCGCCAACAATTAGAGTGCTTACAGGCAGAACTTTGCGCTCGTGGGGGAGGAGCTTCATCTAACGAATTACAG GTATTGAAAGATAGGATTGCTTGGCTTGAAGCTACAAACGAGAATCTTTGTCGCGAACTTCATGGATACCGCAGCAGATCCTCTGATATGGAGCCATGTAGAACCAGTGCTAAG GTTGGCGAAATAGTTTCTACTAAAACAGACGGGCTTAAAAGGGGTTTACAGAGTGTTGACTCTCCAGATTGTCAAATGAGTGAAAGTG GCGACTCTAGTGACATTGATGAGGAAGCAGCAAAGGAATGGGAGCATACTCTTCTACAAGATTCTATGGACAAAGAATTACATGAATTGAACAAGCGATTAGAACAAAAAGAG TCCGAGATGAAACTTTTTGGCGGCTTCGACACAATGACTCTTAAGCAACACTTTGGAAAGAAGATTGTGGAACTTGAGGATGAGAAAAGAACCGTGCAGCATGAAAGGGATCGATTGCTGGCCGAGGTTGAAAATCTTTCTTACAACTCTGATGGGCAGAAATTGCAAGACGTTCATTCCCAGAAATTAAAAGCACTTGAAGCACAG ATTCAAGATTTGAAGAAAAAGCAAGAGAGTCAGGTTCAGCTTTTAAAGCAAAAACAGAAAAGTGACGAAGCAGCAAAAAGATTACAAGATGAAATCCATTTTATTAAAGCACAAAAG GTTCAGttgcaacataaaattaaaCAAGAAGCTGAACAATTTCGACAGTGGAAGGCATGTCGAGAGAAAGAACTGCTGCAG TTAAAGAAAGAAGGGAGAAGGAATGAATACGAAAGACATAAATTGCAGGCATTAAATCAGCGACAAAAAATG GTTCTTCAGCGAAAAACTGAAGAGGCTGCTATGGCTACCAAGAGGCTAAAGGAGTTGCTAGAAGCTCGCAAGTCTTCAACACGAGACACCTCAG CGATCAGCCACGCAAATGGAACAAATGGACAG ACCAACGAGAAATCCTTGCAACGTTGGCTCGATCATGAACTCGAGGTCATGGTGAAGGTTCATGAAGTCCGATACGAGTATGAGAAACAAAGTCAAGT ACGAGCTGCGTTGGCAGAAGAATTGGCTGTTTTAAGACAAGTTGAGGAATTTGCTTTAAAGGGCCTTAGCCTTCCTAGAGGGAAAAATGGTCTTTCTAG GGTTTCTTCCATGTCACCAAATGCACGCATGTCAAGAATATCTTCTCTTGAAAATATGCTAAGCATATCGTCAAACTCACTCGTGGCAATGGCTTCTCAGCTATCAGAAGCAGAGGAGCGTGAGCGTGCCTTTGCTAGTCGTGGACATTGGAATCAGCTACGCTCAATGGGTGATGCAAAAAATATGCTACAATATATGTTCAACTCGCTTGGTGATGCTAG GTGCCAGTTGTGGGAAAGGGAAATCGACAATAAGGAAATGGAAGATCAACTCAAAGAACTAGTAGGTCTACTGCGACAGAGTGAGACAAGAAGAAAGGAAGTTGAGAGGGATCTGAAGATAAGAGAGCAAGACCTAGCCATTGCACTGGCTTCATCTGCTtca AGATCTGATGATCATGGGAACTCTCACAATTCATTAAAACACGTGGCTGATGACATGAGTGGCCAACTGTCTCCTATTTCCACACCAGCACAAAAACAACTCAAATATTCAGCGGGTATTGCCAATGCGTCTGTCAGAGAGTCAGCAGCCTTTATAGATCAGGCCAGAAAG ATGGTGCCGGTTGGGCACTTGACAATGAAGAAACTGTCAGCAGCAGGGCATGCAGGGAAACTGTGGAGATGGAAGAGGAGCCATCACCAATGGCTTTTACAATTTAAGTGGAAGTGGCAAAAACCGTGGAGACTGTCGGAGTTGATTAGGCACAGTGACGAAACAATCATGAGGTCACGACCTCGTCCCCAGGCTCTGCCAGATGTGATACGTAGGCGTTGA